The genomic region TGGATAGGCTAATTATGATTAATGATTTAGCCCGCCGGAGATGGAAAAGTCGAAGAGATGACAACCACCTCCGGCCGACAGCGGAAATACGTTGGTTgtggttgtttttgtgtatgtGAATGTCCCTTGGATCTTACCCTTCTGATACCATGTAGAGAATATAGAATTGTATTGAATAGCTTGAATATTATTGATAAACGATGGATGCTTATATAGCAATTACAAGACGGTAATAATTGGAAACTCAATCTAACTAGAATATATCATCAAGATATAGTCGACACAATATAGAAAACTAGGACTACTATAATCTTAGACAATCACAATATTGccatattgtgaattatactataATAGTAATATTATATTCCTTATAATTATCACCCGTGCTTCATCTTGGAAATGCTTGTCCCAGATTTTAACCTTACATATCTTTACAAGGTGGGTAATGAAAATATAATCAGATTTTCAGTGGATTCTGGAGAGCTGATGTATACATGTCTTACAATCTCAATAACGCTCCTGATTTTTTCTTAGAGGACAACTCGCAAAATCCCCAACTAGAATGATACTTGAATGCCAAGACAATAACATGTGGGAGTTAGTCATAAATCTTTCATGTGCAAATCCAATACTCCTCTTAAGGTGTGCAACTTTCACAAGGTCTTTTGCTGAATTATGTAGTCACATACGCAAATTCAAAAAGTCGATAATCTACAACTTTGTTGACACTTGACAGCCTGAcatggtacttttcttgttaaaatGTTGTGTGTATTGTGACTTGTGAATAGCTACGATTAGTATTAGAATATGCTTTATTATAGGATAATCAATCGTTTGCTTTATTATAGGATATTCAATCGTTTGGTTTTACCTAGTTTTTTATTAGCACTAATATAGCTTTTTCAATAGGATAATCAATCGTCAGTCGTTTGGTTTTACCTAGTTTTTTATTAGCACTAAAGTAGCCTTCTGGGCTCCTCTTAGTTTGTATAAATTCATCAATTCTTTTTGGGAGAAAGCACAACAAACATTCGTACAAAACCACTACTTTGTCCAAATACTTGTTTGTCAAATTCTATATGGTATCAGTTGGGTTTCGCATTCTCGAATCCTAACCATGTCAGGCGAATTAATACCCAATCCCACGCCGCATATCACCAAACCCGTCTACGCTCTTTCTCATTCCGATGGAGTTTCTGCCAAAATAACTCATGTGGCGTTGACAGGCTCGAATTACACGGAATGGGCTAAAGGTTTTCGTAACGGATTGGGGGCAAAAAGGAAGCTGGGTTTTGTTGATGGTTCCCTTAAGCGACCGGCGGAGGACTCAGAGGACCTGGACGATTGGTCCACTGCTAACTACACGGTAATTGCTTGGATTTTTAATACTATTGATCCCACAATTCGATCGTCCATATCATATCGTGATACGGCGGTGGAATTATGGGACGATATCCGTACTCGTTTTTCTCGTGGAAATGGCATAAAAGTGTATCATTTGGAATCGGAAATTTCCGATTGCAAACAAAGAGCTGATGAACCTGTCATGGAGTTTTATGGTAGATTGAAGAAACTTTGGGATGATGTCAATGATTATGACGTCCTTCCGACTTGTGATTGTACCGGTTGTCGGTGTAATATTTCCGTCCAGTTACGCCAGCGTCGTGAAACGAGGCAAACTCGGAAATTTTTAATGGGTTTACTTCCTTGCTATTCAACTGCTCGTTCTAATATCTTGGGTATCACACCGTTACCTTCCTTGGATTCTGTGTACTCTCGTATCGTGCAGGAAGAAGAAGTACGCCATATTACCCAGGAGACTCCCTCAGCCATGGCGCTTGCAGTTCAAAACAGTGGGCAGGGGACAAAACAGGGGAAGCCACGTCTGAAATGCTCCCACTGTAAGAAACCCGGCCATAGTGAACCAAACTGTTGGGATAAGTACGGCTATCCGGAGGGTCGTGGGCCACGTTCTGGTTCTGGTGCGGTCTCTGGAACAGGGGCGAGCTCGTCAACTGCTCAAACTAATGCGGTGTTCGGTGAACCCGCAATTGATGCTAATCATATTCGTCTTCATGGTAAGCACGCAGTCACTTGGATTGTCGATACAGGTGCTTCTACACATGTGTGTGgagattttgatcttttggttgAGTGTGTTAAAATCACCCCTCTTGCAGTCGGTTTGCCGAACGGAGCACGCTTGAAAGCCACTCATCGTGGCAAGGCCAGAATTAATACTGCTTTCACGTTGGATGATGTGCTTTTTGTGCCAACTTTTACTTGCAACCTTTTGTCCGTTTCACAATTATTAACTTCCCAAAGTGCGTGTATCAATTTCACTAAATCTACTTGTATTATTCAGGACCGTATCTTGAAGACGAGGATTGGTGAGGGTGCACTCATAGATGGACTCTATCATCTGCCTATGGAACAACCAAGACGTGTCAATGCAATCGAAGCTGCTGGGAATGTCGGTCTATGGCACAAACGGTTAGGGCATCCCTCTTTTAAGGCAATGGAGTGTTTTCCGTCAATTAAGAATATTAAGCATTATTTAGATAATAATAAATATTGTGATGTTTGTTTTCGGGCTAAACAAACTCGATCAATTTTTCCGTTGAGTACTAGTAATGCGGTGCACTTGTTCGAACTCTTACATTGTGATGTTTGGGGTCCCTATGACTCGAATCAATCTTGTGGGTCACGGTATTTTCTTTCTCTTGTCGATGACTATTCCCGTAGTGTGTGGGTTTTTTTGTTCAAATCGAAAGATGAAGTTCCACGACTTATGAGAGAATTTTTCGCCTTAATAATGCGGCAATTTAATTCCACTGTTAAAAGAATACGGAGTGATAATGGCACGGAGTTTAAAcctttaattccttattttcgagAACAAGGCATAATTTTCGAAACTTCTATGGTCaaaaccccacaacaaaatgctCGAGTTGAGCGAAAGCATCGGCACTTACTTAATGTTGCTCGGGCTTTGCGTTTTCAGAGTTCGTTACCAACTAAATTTTGGGGCGAGTGTGTCTTAACAGCTGCCCATTTGATAAATAGAACTCCGAGTCGCATTCTACATGGCAAAACACCTTTCGAATTACTTTTTGGTAAACCAGCCAATCTTGAGTTGCTACGGGTCTTCGGGTGCTTAGCTTATGCGAAGAATGTCAATCCTACTGACAAATTTGATAGTCGAAGTAGGAAGTGCGTTTTCCTCGGTTATCCGTTTGGTAAAAAGGGATGGACTTTGTTTGATTTAGAGTCAGGTAAATACTTCCATTCCCGTGATGTTAGTTTTATTGAGGAGATTTTTCCTTATTCAAAAGAAGCAGAAGTCGGGTCGAATGTTTCGAATGATGACACTGTTTTTGTCGATGAGGAGTTTGGTGTCCCTGGTGTCGAGCCTGTTTTTACTGGTCCCGGCTCTCGCTTGGGTGACAGTGGGAGTGGCGTGACTGGTTCTGAGGATGCAGGGGTCGTCGTGCCTAGTTCTGATCAGCACAGTAGTACTGCTGCAGGTGGTGCCGTGACTGGTGAAGGGGAAAACAGTGGGCCTGTGTTGGATGCGTTGGAGGACTGCATCGTTACTACTCATAGTGACAGTGCCCCTGTTATTTCTGGGTCTGAAATGAATAATGCAGGGGGTTCGACAGCTGCTAATCTGGGGCGTGGAAAGCGCGAGAAAATCCCGAATAAAAATCACAAAGATTATGTTAAATGGGATTGCATTGACACGGTCTTCGATGAGTCACCCACCACCGCCAATTCCGTCTCAGGTAGTTCTTATCCTTTATCTCACTTTGTGAAATATGATAAATTTTCGCAACCACACCGTCATTTTCTTGCAGCGATTACTCGGGATATTGAGCCTAGGTCCTTTAAAGAGGCCATGGGCGATGCTAGGTGGAGAAAAGCAATGTCTGAAGAAATAATTGCTCTtgaatctaataaaacttggtcTCTGTGATCGATTTACCGTCTGGAAAAACTCCTATTGGTTGTATGTGGGTGTTTAAAATTAAACACAAATCTGATGGTTCCGTTGAACGCTTTAAAGCCCGACTCGTGGTACTCGGCAATCATCGAAGCGGTGTTGATTTTAAAGAGACCTTTGCTCCGACGGTTAAAATGGTTCTTGTTCGCACTTTTTTAGCCGTAGCCACTATTAAAAAGTGGGAattacatcaaatggatgtgcaTAATGCCTTTCTTCACGGTGATTTGGTGGAAGAAGTATATATGCGCATGCCGCCTGGCTTTAGTAAAGGATTCGAAGGTAAAGTTTGTCGACTTCACAAGTCTTTATACGGGCTCCGTCAAGCTCCGAGATGTTGGTATGATAAACTTGCTACAGCTTTATCTTCTTATGGTTTTGTTATGAGCGCTTCCGATAATTCACTGTTTACTTTCCATAAGACTAACGTTGAGATGCACATACTCATTTATGTGGACGACTTGGTAATAGCTGGAAATGATTCTCATGCTATAGCTGCTTTTAAATCTTACTTAAGCACATGCTTTTATATGAAGGATTTAGGGAAGTTAAAGTATTTTTTGGGGCTTGAAGTTGCCCACAGTTCGAAGGGGTTATTCCTTTGTCAACGTAAGTACACCCTCGATTTATTATCCGAGACGGGCCTTCTTGGTTGTAAACCTGCTAGTGTTCCTATGGATGAAAAACACCAACTTGCTCTTGCTAAGGATGCTCCTCTCGAAGACGGTACAAGTTATCGAAGGTTGGTGGGTAAATTAATTTACCTTTGTCTTACTCGTCCTGATATTAGTTATTCGGTCCATATTTTGTCACAATTCATGCACAAAATGACTACACAATGGGACGCCGCTTTTACGGGTCGTTCGTTATTTGAAAAATAATCCAGGGCAAGGGATTCTTTTTCGCCCCTCTTCAGTTCTTGACTTGAAGCATATTGTGACGTGGCTTATGCTAGTTGTCCGATTACGCGCCGGTCCATTATCGCTTATTTCGTTTGTATAGGTGGTTCTCCTATTTCTTGGAAAACTAAAAAGCAAGCCACGGTTGCCTTATCTTCCACTGAAGCCGAGTATAGAGCCATGACCGCCGCTACATGTGAAATTTTGTGGTTGAAAGGTTTGCTTGAAGGGATGGGAATTCATATTCATGAACCTATTCGGTTACACTGCGATAATGAGAGTGCTATGCATATCGCCAACAATCCGGTCTATCATGAAAGGACCAAGCATATAGAGATCGATTGTCACTTCATTCGTACTCATATTCATAATGGCGTTGTGTTACCATGCTATGTCCATACTCAAGCACAATTGGCTGATATATTAACTAAAGCTTTGGGTCGTCCGAAGTTCAAGGTTTTGCTTGACAAGTTGGGCATTTCCGACTCCCATGCTCCAACTTGAGAGGGGGTATTAGAATATGCTTTATTATAGGATAATCAATCGTCAGTCGTTTGGTTTTACCTAGTTTTTTATTAGCACTAAAGTAGCCTTCTGGGCTCCTCTTAGTTTGTATAAATTCATCAATTCTTTTTGGGAGAAAGCACAACAAACATTCGTACAAAACCACTACTTTGTCCAAATACTTGTTTGTCAAATTCTATAATTAGTGAGACATCTTCACTGTGATTTAGATTATAAACTAATGCTTTAGCTTTAAGCATTCATGAGGAAACTAAGGTGTGTCACTGTTTCAGGTACAGAGTAGCCGTTTCTTCGCATTAGTTTAGTGGGTCAAGATAGGTCTACAAGAAAAGGTGTTATGGAAATGCAATATAGTGCATGTCTATGGGTTTTTCAGAAAATATCATCCTTAGACGACCATTAATCACAGATAGTCCAAAGACGTAGCACTCCAATAATTTTTTAGTTATAAAAATTTATTGCGACAGCCCAAAGTAGATCAGAGGATTTGGATCATGTAAGGAATTCAttcaacacaaattcttgtttcagacggacacttttggtcttatttgtcagacggataaaatgttgtcattgttttaagaaaatgtaaccaattaattcacaaaatgttatgactagaggtgtcattttttaccctgaaaatgatgtgaacaataatggtaacatgttatcaaaaaataacaacattttattgtaaaattatgacatgttacccgtcttatttaAGACCAAAAGCAATgatcttaagaaaaacggaccaCCGTTCATTCAAACCTTTGTAGAGAAAACCCTCTCGTGTGATTCATCCAGAATAATGTTTGTTGCCTTTATCAAAAACCTTGAGGTACCCCTACATCATAGTAAGCCACAATGTTTAGTAAGcaatattaatattttaacaagaaaaaaagaaaaagagaacaCACTCTCTTTATAACAACCAGGGGCGGATTTAGCCATAATTTACTAGGGCTATAGCCCTAGATAAACTATCAAATACAATTTTGTGCACTGAGAAAGCATAACCACAAAGTAGCACAGTTGGTTGTTGAGCTACACATTTATTAAGTTGAAGTGCGGTTCGACTCCTACACGAGGAACTTTTGGCtgatttttttaaattttaaatcaACATCTAATGCAATTCGAAATTCCTAGAGATGATAAAAGCCTTTCATAATTTTTAATATCAATTCTTCACACACcaataatattatttatttatcataGATATCATCTTTTATGCTAATCTTCAATATTGGTTATTTGGACACGGTAGTAGCGGAGCCCTAAAATTTAATTTATGGGATTTCAACCAAAATATTAAGGCAAATTTTGTGTAAAAAGTataagttttattttatttaacccaCAAATTggacaaaatacacaaaaaattTCACTTTTCAGTGTCTAGGAATCCGAAAACTCATACATGGATCTGCCAATACTTTGAATTTGTCTTTAACCAATACGTTTTAATTGTCGATAAATCTAGCCCTAGATggatttttttttgagagaaaagaacaattcattaatagaacgccatacggcacttacaaagaataattataatcgaaaacaaatctaatggaaaccaaagaaaaataattttcttataaactaAGGAAGCAGCTGGTCCACCAAATCAAGCAGTTGAGGTGAAGATCGTCGTATGTATGCTCGACTTCGGTTATCGGTTCTATAGGTAAGAGTACATTATGGCAAGATCAGTCACCAGGGCAAACCAACCTTCCTCCAAGAAGAATTGTGCTATGCCCCCTCGACCCCTATAGAGCGAAAGAGCTGCCTGGTGATCCCTAGGTTGCAGCACGTCCGTTCGTTAACTCCTCGCGCCACTGCCGCCATTTCTAGGACCGACCGACACCTTACCTGCACAAGTACCTACGTAGTGTAGTGTCGGTCGCACATTCAACATAGGGTTCGGACTCATGTGCCTTCCAGAACCAGGGGTCTTCGAGCCTTCTGCGTACGATTAGCCAACCTTGCGGCGGCAAAAGGATTAGACGTCCTCCCATGCTACGGTTCCCTGCGGTCCGAACCCGGTGCCGCATTAGGTTAGGGAGTCAAGGCGATAATAGTTGCTCCGCATCCCAAAGCGCGTTGCCCTCCTAGGCGCGCAACACTAAGTAATCCAAGCCAACCCACATTACTAACTAACGGTGGATAATCATATTTCTTAGAGGTACTAAAAACAACTCCATAAATGAGCAAAATGAAGGTTGCATTAATGATAAAGATCTCTGGGGAAACCGCTAAAAAAAGATTGTACATGTGAGAGGATCCGAACGAATTCTACTTTCATTTCCCCCGTATAGAGCACTGAGTTACTAAGGTTACGGTCTTCATCCCACAATGAGGTCTTTTCAGAATGCCATAATCTCTTTTTAGAGCGTATAAGGGGAGGTCGCCCAGCCTTTTCTCTCGAGTATACTCATTACCAAACAATGGACGTCACTTTAGGACAAATTTTTATAGCCGGCCCGAGAAAGTAAGCCAAAAGAGCTCAAACTCCTTTTTTTAGTTCCACTGAGAAAGTCGAGTCTTATAAAAGACGCCACTCTACGAGGGAAATCCTCGAGTCGAGTCTTTGCGAGTTCATTCCAAACAAAgcgaaccccccccccccccccttttaaTCTGAAAGTAATTtcaataaaaaaattaatattcTTAATTTATAAGATATATGACTAATACAATTGTAAGTTTAGTTATTCAAAGTCTTGCTTTAGGTTAGTAGGATCTTACTTAAGCCGAATAGGCGCATCTCATCAGTCTAAGGCTTCTCCCTTGCCATTAGCCACACTTCATTCCCATTGTTGAACACGCGTATTCTCGCGAATCAAAGAAAAGATAATATAAGAGGGTCTTTACTAGCCTTAATTTTTATTAGAATGCAAGTTTAAAAAGATAAGATCATAAGAAGTAATCGACTAAGTAGGGGATCTATCTGCTATCGCCTCACATACATCCGATCGAGCCGGACTTTCTAATCTCATTCACGCGCGTTAGAGAAAGAAAGGCACTAGAAGATTTCTTTGATCCTATCCTATATACAAAGACAAGTAAAGAATCTCCTATAACCACAACTAAGACACACAAAGTGATTAAACGGATTAAAGAGTTAGGCTGGCTTATTCTTCTTATAAGACAGAGTGAGTTGATAAGACAGTTCATGCAAGAATTTTTATAGTATAGGGGAATGGAGCTGCTCGTCGTCTTCTAGAACTGGACAAACGTACCACGCTTCACTTTTGGGACATTGGTTATTAGGGACTCCTTTTTTTCAAGAATCCTAGTCGCTGGACCAAAAAAACAGGGAATAACTAATTCAACTGTATGCGAAAAAGTTCGTGAGAATTGTCGTAAGTGATCATTGAAACAGCACGTCCACTTTCCAGGAACACCACTCTGCATGCGGATGTCCCATTTTCAGATTAGATTCCAAAACTGCGTTTTGATTTTTCGAGTAGTTTTCGTTGAGACGGCCCGGTTGAGTCTCGTAAGCCTATCTCAGCATAGTCAGaattgaaaattcaaaacaaaGTGGAAGATGATAATCAAGACGAAAGCATCCAGCGAATCAGTGGACTTCTGTGATACGCCGTGCTGACAAGAAGGCAATGATTGTTGGAATTTTCCTAAGTTGTTCATGATTTGGTTTTTGGTAAATTTGAGCGATGACAACC from Silene latifolia isolate original U9 population chromosome 3, ASM4854445v1, whole genome shotgun sequence harbors:
- the LOC141646237 gene encoding uncharacterized protein LOC141646237, encoding MSGELIPNPTPHITKPVYALSHSDGVSAKITHVALTGSNYTEWAKGFRNGLGAKRKLGFVDGSLKRPAEDSEDLDDWSTANYTVIAWIFNTIDPTIRSSISYRDTAVELWDDIRTRFSRGNGIKVYHLESEISDCKQRADEPVMEFYGRLKKLWDDVNDYDVLPTCDCTGCRCNISVQLRQRRETRQTRKFLMGLLPCYSTARSNILGITPLPSLDSVYSRIVQEEEVRHITQETPSAMALAVQNSGQGTKQGKPRLKCSHCKKPGHSEPNCWDKYGYPEGRGPRSGSGAVSGTGASSSTAQTNAVFGEPAIDANHIRLHGPYLEDEDW
- the LOC141649546 gene encoding uncharacterized protein LOC141649546 codes for the protein MRQFNSTVKRIRSDNGTEFKPLIPYFREQGIIFETSMVKTPQQNARVERKHRHLLNVARALRFQSSLPTKFWGECVLTAAHLINRTPSRILHGKTPFELLFGKPANLELLRVFGCLAYAKNVNPTDKFDSRSRKCVFLGYPFGKKGWTLFDLESGKYFHSRDVSFIEEIFPYSKEAEVGSNVSNDDTVFVDEEFGVPGVEPVFTGPGSRLGDSGSGVTGSEDAGVVVPSSDQHSSTAAGGAVTGEGENSGPVLDALEDCIVTTHSDSAPVISGSEMNNAGGSTAANLGRGKREKIPNKNHKDYVKWDCIDTVFDESPTTANSVSGSSYPLSHFVKYDKFSQPHRHFLAAITRDIEPRSFKEAMGDARWRKAMSEEIIALESNKTWSL